A region of marine bacterium B5-7 DNA encodes the following proteins:
- the trkH gene encoding Trk system potassium uptake protein, giving the protein MRFFAIFRILGVLLMLFSLSMWPPIFVNWYYQDDSAWPFLISFCLTLLVGFCMWGLGKQRQQELRPRDGFLVVTLFWTVLCVFASLPLMIAKHPHIGFTNAMYETVSGFTTTGSTILTDFSTLSHAILYYRQQLQFLGGMGIIVLAIAVLPMLGVGGMQLYRAETPGPIKDSKLTPRITSTAKTLWFIYLGLIIVCAISYWLAGMTPFDAICESYSTVATGGFSIHSNSFAFYNSDLIDCIGILFMVLGGANFALFYAALNEMNFKVFWKDEEFRAYIKILLGFSLISCVVLLFHNVFHDSRHAFIESLFNISSLMTTTGFIDAPFDSWPSFLPILVMLGAMIGGCAASTSGGIKVIRILLLYKQTRREVERLIHPRAVIPVKFGGQVLPDHVVQSMWGFIAAFLVIFFVLILALMATGLDLRTAFGAVAANISNAGAGIGAVAHHFHDVSDVAKWLLIVAMLAGRLEIFTILVLFSPSFWRK; this is encoded by the coding sequence ATGCGATTCTTCGCGATATTCAGAATCTTAGGCGTCCTACTAATGCTGTTCAGCCTTAGTATGTGGCCGCCTATTTTTGTGAATTGGTATTACCAAGACGACAGCGCTTGGCCATTTCTCATTAGTTTCTGCTTAACCTTGTTGGTTGGTTTTTGCATGTGGGGGTTGGGGAAACAGCGCCAGCAAGAATTGCGCCCACGTGATGGTTTTTTAGTGGTGACTTTGTTTTGGACCGTGCTGTGTGTGTTTGCATCTTTGCCGTTAATGATTGCGAAACATCCGCACATTGGATTTACCAATGCGATGTATGAAACGGTGTCGGGTTTTACAACCACCGGATCGACGATCTTAACGGACTTCAGTACTTTATCGCACGCGATTTTATACTACCGACAGCAGTTACAGTTTTTAGGTGGCATGGGGATTATTGTATTAGCGATTGCCGTCTTACCTATGTTGGGTGTTGGTGGCATGCAATTGTATCGCGCGGAAACGCCGGGGCCTATCAAAGACAGTAAATTAACCCCGCGGATTACTTCAACAGCAAAAACCCTATGGTTTATTTATCTTGGTCTTATTATTGTTTGTGCGATTAGTTATTGGCTAGCGGGCATGACGCCTTTTGATGCAATTTGTGAAAGTTACAGCACGGTTGCAACGGGTGGTTTTTCGATTCATAGCAATAGTTTCGCCTTTTATAATAGTGATTTAATCGATTGCATTGGGATTCTTTTCATGGTGTTGGGTGGGGCTAACTTTGCTTTGTTTTATGCTGCACTGAATGAAATGAATTTCAAAGTATTCTGGAAAGATGAAGAATTTCGGGCTTACATTAAAATTCTGTTAGGCTTCTCGCTTATTTCCTGTGTGGTATTGTTGTTCCACAATGTTTTTCATGATTCGCGTCATGCGTTTATAGAAAGTTTGTTTAACATTAGTTCTTTAATGACAACCACGGGTTTTATTGATGCACCATTTGATTCTTGGCCATCCTTCTTGCCAATTTTAGTGATGTTAGGTGCGATGATTGGTGGTTGCGCGGCATCGACCAGTGGTGGGATTAAAGTGATCCGTATTTTGTTGTTATATAAGCAAACACGCCGTGAAGTTGAGCGCTTGATTCATCCGCGTGCAGTCATTCCAGTAAAATTTGGTGGACAAGTATTACCGGATCATGTGGTTCAATCCATGTGGGGTTTTATTGCAGCATTTCTGGTGATTTTCTTCGTATTAATTCTGGCACTGATGGCGACAGGCCTGGATTTGCGCACGGCATTTGGCGCGGTTGCTGCGAATATCTCGAATGCGGGCGCGGGTATTGGCGCGGTTGCACATCACTTTCATGATGTTTCTGATGTCGCAAAATGGTTATTGATTGTTGCGATGTTAGCGGGGCGATTGGAAATTTTTACGATCCTTGTTTTATTTAGCCCATCATTCTGGCGGAAATGA